The following proteins are encoded in a genomic region of Sulfurimonas sp. HSL3-7:
- a CDS encoding DUF234 domain-containing protein has product MFGGLGWEVDTDMPILEAIDEIILENYGHLHNIIADYTLNDRVFNTILTAIAWGDRRTHSAFKHARISNDSGNEAIDYLCKSGLIEREPSRELPPEREHPQQKLKKEIERHRISDKLHFTSPFLRFWFAFVSPRAKAICQGDYDAIMSRFKEREQNWSSLDFEKLSIELLKKSFVHDPIVEVGSYWDRLVEIDILAKTRSGKVIVCECKYTNTKINKSELAKLKAKCETAGVEPDIIALFAKRGFSNELEAHKEEGLKLYDLEDFRSLLDDLIENDLIEGLPLPF; this is encoded by the coding sequence GTGTTCGGCGGATTGGGGTGGGAAGTCGATACCGACATGCCTATTCTTGAAGCGATCGACGAAATAATTTTGGAAAACTACGGCCATTTACACAATATCATCGCCGATTACACGCTGAACGACAGGGTCTTCAACACCATCCTGACCGCCATCGCCTGGGGTGACCGGCGGACCCATTCGGCCTTCAAACACGCACGCATCTCCAACGACAGCGGTAACGAAGCGATCGATTACCTCTGCAAAAGCGGCCTGATAGAACGTGAACCCTCACGGGAACTGCCTCCCGAGCGCGAACACCCGCAGCAAAAGCTCAAAAAAGAGATCGAACGCCACCGCATCTCCGACAAGCTGCATTTCACCAGCCCGTTTCTTCGCTTCTGGTTCGCTTTCGTCTCGCCGCGCGCAAAGGCGATCTGCCAGGGCGATTACGATGCTATCATGTCCCGTTTCAAAGAGCGCGAACAGAACTGGAGCAGTCTCGATTTCGAAAAGCTCTCTATCGAACTGCTCAAAAAAAGTTTCGTTCACGATCCCATCGTCGAAGTGGGCAGCTACTGGGATAGGCTGGTCGAGATCGATATCCTTGCCAAAACACGTTCAGGCAAAGTGATCGTCTGCGAATGCAAATACACCAATACCAAGATCAATAAAAGCGAATTGGCCAAGCTAAAGGCAAAATGCGAGACGGCCGGGGTCGAACCCGATATCATCGCCCTCTTTGCCAAACGAGGTTTTTCCAACGAACTGGAGGCACACAAGGAAGAGGGGTTGAAGCTGTACGATCTCGAAGATTTCAGAAGCCTCCTTGACGATTTGATTGAGAACGATCTAATCGAAGGCCTGCCCTTACCGTTCTAG
- a CDS encoding endonuclease, which translates to MMKYFLLVLTAITLFGRGYEAPENRTQAIKLIKKIHFDYKKTWLNSCDYTYDLQSCMDKTMVDTSTCSVQEQNQTVKWIQVVPDSFYGRNRECMNEEVCVSKYTGKNYKGKRCCRQSDAAYRKMEADLFNFIPVVSSIADKRKDQIFMKVDKAEYVVGKVKMDAKAIEPPDNLKGDIARVYLYMNERYGLDLTLEEKEDYYYWHKLDSVDKRECAIAKTIMKIQGSTNRWIKEGCR; encoded by the coding sequence ATGATGAAGTACTTTCTTCTTGTCTTGACGGCAATAACGCTTTTCGGACGGGGCTATGAGGCGCCCGAAAACCGCACGCAGGCAATCAAACTGATCAAAAAGATACATTTCGATTACAAAAAGACATGGCTCAACAGCTGTGACTACACCTACGATCTGCAGTCGTGCATGGACAAGACGATGGTCGATACCTCGACCTGCAGTGTTCAAGAGCAGAACCAGACGGTGAAGTGGATACAGGTCGTTCCCGACAGCTTCTACGGGCGTAACAGAGAGTGCATGAACGAAGAGGTCTGCGTCAGTAAATATACGGGGAAAAATTATAAAGGGAAGCGCTGCTGCCGTCAGAGCGATGCGGCGTACCGAAAGATGGAGGCCGACCTTTTCAACTTTATTCCTGTCGTTTCATCTATTGCCGACAAGCGCAAAGATCAGATCTTTATGAAGGTAGACAAAGCTGAATATGTGGTCGGTAAGGTCAAGATGGATGCCAAGGCGATAGAACCGCCGGATAACCTGAAAGGCGATATCGCCCGGGTCTATCTCTACATGAATGAACGCTACGGTCTGGACCTCACCTTGGAAGAGAAAGAGGACTATTATTACTGGCATAAACTTGATTCGGTCGACAAACGCGAGTGTGCTATCGCAAAGACGATCATGAAGATTCAGGGTTCTACAAACCGCTGGATCAAAGAGGGGTGCCGCTAG